In Sporosarcina psychrophila, a genomic segment contains:
- a CDS encoding distal tail protein Dit produces the protein MSFEITVNGKELPVRVTDVEGRGPFSQEIIRQQRSGASGSYYQKRRTPERFLRVHFTIDTTGLTTTRNLVDEQLNRMLNLSGPTPIIFSDEPDRIYYGITEGEPYWGESVRRVKGILYFLCPDPHKYGVEKTMSLQYNVPVNNIGTVATSPIITVNFSAPSSSFIVNHQATDEMVSVRYNFVAGDILIIDLDKRKIVINGKINMTAYVWRSRPFSLAPGDNTFTMAPFNGVTATIKYKPRWL, from the coding sequence ATGAGTTTTGAAATCACTGTGAATGGAAAGGAATTGCCTGTTCGAGTGACTGATGTTGAAGGGCGTGGCCCTTTTTCGCAAGAGATTATCAGACAACAGAGGTCAGGGGCGTCCGGATCATATTACCAAAAAAGAAGAACTCCCGAACGCTTTCTGAGGGTCCATTTCACGATTGATACAACCGGCCTAACGACAACTAGAAACTTGGTAGATGAACAATTAAATAGAATGTTGAATCTGTCGGGACCGACTCCAATCATTTTTTCGGACGAACCGGACCGAATTTATTATGGAATCACAGAGGGAGAACCCTATTGGGGCGAGTCAGTTAGACGAGTGAAAGGGATATTGTATTTCCTTTGCCCCGATCCGCATAAGTACGGAGTGGAAAAAACGATGTCGTTACAATATAACGTGCCTGTCAACAACATTGGTACAGTGGCAACAAGTCCGATCATTACAGTTAATTTCAGCGCGCCGTCAAGTTCGTTTATCGTCAATCATCAAGCAACGGACGAAATGGTTAGTGTGCGTTATAACTTTGTCGCCGGCGATATTCTAATCATCGATTTAGATAAACGGAAAATTGTTATTAACGGAAAAATTAACATGACTGCTTACGTTTGGAGGAGCCGACCGTTTAGTTTGGCGCCTGGGGACAACACTTTTACGATGGCGCCTTTTAATGGAGTTACGGCAACAATAAAATATAAGCCGAGGTGGTTGTGA
- a CDS encoding N-acetylmuramoyl-L-alanine amidase, translating to MTAFIDDLAPYAIKHGRAHGVLPSLITAQGILESASGTSELAKNANNLFGIKSGSRWSGDIYTKQTSENKADGTIYYMDADFCKYPTLEGCVIDLVNKYANGTGWESHNRYAAVLNQTDYKKATAAVKDAGYATDVNYSAKLNKLIEQYELTKYDKEGESMVKIVLDAGHGINTSGKRTPDGEREWSFNSKVLLACSARLNKYQDVQILRLDDSTGNTDVPLATRTNKANAWKADALVSIHHNAFDGKWGSHGGVETLVQEITASKASKDIAAIIQSRIVQAMGLRDRGVKPKNNHMTRVSNMPAILTEGGFMDSTTDIPALRSDAKLKAQGEAIADGLAEYFKLKLKVAGTPAPPKEEDEELRFSSATVRKAYEKLLESKATQEIVINGGIKAGAFGELWRSKWENKELEPDDIVGLAVLFATKK from the coding sequence GTGACGGCTTTTATCGATGATTTAGCTCCATATGCAATCAAACACGGGAGGGCTCACGGAGTCCTTCCTTCTTTGATTACTGCGCAGGGGATTCTTGAATCGGCATCCGGGACATCTGAACTGGCCAAGAATGCAAACAACCTTTTCGGAATTAAATCGGGTTCCAGGTGGTCCGGTGATATATATACCAAACAGACTTCAGAGAATAAAGCGGATGGCACTATCTACTATATGGATGCTGATTTTTGTAAATACCCAACCCTTGAAGGATGCGTAATAGATCTGGTCAATAAATACGCCAATGGAACAGGATGGGAGTCTCACAATCGATACGCAGCAGTGTTAAATCAAACAGATTATAAAAAGGCAACAGCTGCAGTTAAAGATGCCGGTTATGCAACAGATGTAAATTATTCTGCAAAGCTTAATAAATTGATTGAGCAATATGAGCTAACTAAATACGATAAAGAAGGTGAGAGTATGGTCAAGATCGTACTAGATGCCGGACATGGTATCAACACATCGGGCAAACGAACACCAGATGGTGAACGGGAATGGTCCTTCAATAGTAAAGTGTTGCTGGCATGTTCAGCTCGATTGAACAAATACCAGGACGTACAGATCCTTAGATTAGATGACTCGACCGGAAACACAGATGTCCCCCTTGCAACACGCACCAATAAGGCGAACGCATGGAAAGCTGATGCGCTCGTTTCTATTCACCACAATGCTTTCGATGGTAAGTGGGGTAGTCACGGCGGTGTCGAAACACTTGTCCAGGAGATTACTGCAAGTAAAGCGTCGAAAGATATTGCGGCAATTATTCAGTCACGCATCGTGCAAGCAATGGGGTTGCGTGATAGGGGGGTGAAGCCCAAAAATAATCATATGACACGAGTATCTAATATGCCAGCCATCTTAACAGAGGGTGGTTTTATGGACTCGACAACTGACATTCCAGCGTTACGATCAGATGCAAAACTAAAAGCTCAGGGTGAGGCTATCGCGGATGGTCTAGCTGAGTACTTCAAGTTGAAATTAAAAGTAGCGGGGACACCCGCACCACCAAAGGAGGAGGATGAGGAATTGAGGTTTTCAAGTGCTACGGTACGCAAAGCTTATGAGAAACTTTTGGAATCCAAAGCTACACAAGAAATCGTAATTAATGGAGGTATCAAAGCGGGTGCATTTGGTGAGTTGTGGCGCTCAAAATGGGAGAATAAAGAGTTAGAACCCGATGACATAGTAGGTCTAGCTGTTTTGTTCGCTACAAAAAAATAA
- a CDS encoding phage tail spike protein → MSELLLFDPHDSLLAALSNEAEGACPYWDAPFKEVVNNGSTFEFTSPASHEDSKYIVAENQVAFMDKDGTFRLFVIKEPEKINGDNGTLIRAICESSMLELRDEVIEDVRAYNTTLSTALTRALVGTRWKSGQTADFGINSTNYYYVNVVEAIQEIINTWGGELRDRIEIHDNKITGRYIDILPRRGADTGKLWEIDKDILSISHKVHSYPKTALYGRGSSLEILGDEGEHTGGYSRKINFADVVWKMSEGDPVDKPLGQEWVGDLGALAIYGRKNDDGSLRHRFGFHDNGEQKDPAQLLAETWEMLQRQKRPIENYTMDVFLLEEITGREHEKVRLGDTTFAVDRSFADPIEVEERVISYEYDVADPDNTGRVELGQHIDIYSGDSERLDRIEAKLNDKGGIWDLGGDSGPVTDEDIKNVTPGQVLNVAATGAFKTIILEWDFDRTIYIANYEVYASRVKGFTPDAPNLIYRGKTSGYNHDANTNEQWYFRVRAVNTHGVAGAFSTEVMAQTGRVVSDDILFGPEIAKELEELSKVADLLSKEALDKIRLPNIEYTDGKTAAEEQARILAAILAKQEAEHDATNKADAVKTAAALDAKAKADAARIAAETYAFVEAGKAKSDAIQAAAMEAQNKINTAKSSLEADIAQKVDATWVNGQLVTKANRADTYTKAETDNAVNSKVSTVSYTADKNGIVSRLDAADTSINQVANEIALRAKQVDLDAVKGRMSTAEASLVVQSGLITTKVSQAEFDNLEIGSRNLFKVNSGWENGQYTLVLGSPQTPIIAPTRIRFTPYIEAKANTNYTYTNFDKTYGIAIYEYDINLNLLKDSAWLDSSTFKTLSDTAFFRFVGRKADNSALTVSDIKNFSITFERGDAGRISTVETLTNQTAADILLKANRTDVYTKTDANSLLNNKADNSRVSTVEQRISTAEASLKVANDGIALKASKSDVYTRGETDTKVSTKADASTVNSLTTRISSAEASLTVQANQITTKVSQTDFNNLGIGGRNLFQVNSGWENGSYTTVLGSPQIPTSATTRIRFMPYIKAEASTDYTYTHFDNTYGIVIYEYDVNFNLLKDSAWISSRTFKTLSDTAFFRYLGRKADNSALTVSDIKNFSVKLERGNKVTDWTPAPEDIDGAISTVSGRISTAEGSIVTLAGQVALKATQSSVDSITGRLSTAEASLNVLPGQINAKVSKDGVIAAFNLSTESAKLQAAKIELVGDVSIVNGLTVIANLAVGNAQIANAAITSVKIGALAVGTAAIANGAITKLKVGNAAIGTAQIENLAVTNAQIGNLAVDGAKIANASITNAKIDSINANKIASGELRGFEIVSPSTSVGQVRIYNGMVISEWTESSVKLITRMHQNKKQSLLQFGNWETGAQAELTLAGTGLEIFSPTIMLSGHVTSNSLSVFNDLNVYGSKNASVPTSQGVVSISAYETAEYYFGDIGRGTVAEGECIIEIDPLFKETVNTDIDYEVFLAPYGIGLIYVDLDSMNADSFVVKGDNIPFVYEIKAKRRGFEDVRLEATLESEVESVAY, encoded by the coding sequence ATGTCAGAATTACTATTATTTGACCCTCACGACAGTTTATTGGCTGCGCTATCAAACGAAGCGGAAGGGGCTTGCCCATATTGGGATGCTCCATTTAAAGAAGTTGTTAACAATGGCTCAACTTTCGAATTTACATCACCCGCAAGTCATGAGGATTCTAAATATATCGTTGCCGAAAACCAAGTGGCATTCATGGACAAGGACGGCACTTTCAGACTTTTTGTAATCAAAGAACCGGAGAAAATAAACGGTGATAACGGCACCTTGATACGCGCCATTTGCGAGTCGTCAATGCTCGAATTGCGCGACGAGGTAATCGAGGATGTTCGCGCTTATAACACGACCTTATCGACAGCGCTCACGCGGGCGTTGGTAGGCACACGCTGGAAATCCGGTCAGACGGCTGATTTCGGAATCAATTCAACAAATTACTATTATGTAAATGTCGTTGAAGCAATACAGGAGATTATCAACACATGGGGCGGAGAACTCCGTGACCGCATAGAAATCCATGACAACAAAATCACTGGTCGTTACATTGACATACTACCTCGGCGCGGAGCAGACACGGGTAAGTTGTGGGAGATCGACAAGGACATTCTATCCATCTCACATAAAGTCCATTCCTACCCTAAAACAGCATTGTACGGTCGTGGTTCATCCCTTGAAATATTGGGCGACGAGGGCGAGCATACGGGCGGTTATTCAAGAAAAATTAATTTTGCTGATGTCGTATGGAAAATGTCAGAAGGGGATCCCGTTGATAAACCACTAGGTCAAGAGTGGGTGGGCGACCTCGGTGCACTCGCTATATACGGTAGAAAGAATGATGATGGTTCATTGCGTCATCGTTTCGGGTTTCATGACAATGGCGAACAAAAAGACCCCGCACAATTATTAGCAGAAACGTGGGAAATGTTACAAAGGCAGAAACGTCCTATCGAGAATTATACGATGGATGTTTTTTTGTTGGAAGAAATCACGGGACGCGAGCATGAAAAGGTGCGTCTCGGGGATACAACATTCGCTGTTGATCGTTCCTTTGCCGATCCAATTGAAGTGGAAGAAAGAGTAATTTCCTACGAATATGATGTGGCGGATCCCGACAATACGGGGCGCGTTGAACTAGGGCAACATATTGATATATACAGTGGCGACAGCGAGCGTTTGGATAGAATCGAAGCCAAGCTGAATGATAAAGGTGGGATATGGGATCTAGGTGGTGATAGTGGACCCGTAACCGACGAAGACATAAAAAACGTCACACCAGGACAGGTTCTTAATGTCGCTGCAACCGGAGCATTTAAAACAATCATCCTCGAATGGGATTTCGACCGTACTATTTACATTGCAAACTACGAAGTGTACGCCTCCCGAGTTAAGGGATTCACGCCGGATGCACCTAATTTAATTTATCGCGGTAAAACTAGCGGGTACAATCACGACGCTAACACAAATGAACAATGGTATTTTCGTGTGCGCGCTGTCAATACACATGGAGTTGCAGGGGCTTTTTCCACAGAAGTGATGGCACAAACGGGCCGTGTGGTCTCCGATGATATTTTATTCGGACCCGAAATTGCGAAAGAACTAGAAGAATTAAGTAAAGTAGCGGATTTACTTTCAAAAGAAGCCCTGGACAAAATCCGACTACCCAACATTGAATACACCGACGGCAAGACTGCAGCTGAAGAACAAGCACGTATCTTAGCGGCTATCCTTGCCAAACAGGAAGCCGAACATGACGCTACTAATAAAGCTGATGCAGTTAAAACAGCGGCAGCACTTGATGCCAAGGCTAAGGCTGATGCGGCAAGGATTGCGGCGGAAACTTATGCGTTTGTGGAGGCGGGGAAAGCAAAATCGGATGCCATTCAAGCAGCCGCGATGGAAGCTCAGAATAAAATCAACACCGCAAAAAGTTCGTTGGAAGCTGATATTGCACAGAAAGTCGATGCCACTTGGGTAAACGGTCAGCTGGTCACCAAAGCCAATAGAGCTGATACCTATACCAAGGCAGAAACGGATAATGCCGTAAACAGTAAAGTGTCCACTGTAAGTTACACTGCTGACAAAAACGGCATCGTATCGAGGTTGGACGCGGCTGATACAAGTATTAACCAAGTTGCTAACGAGATTGCACTGCGGGCGAAACAGGTTGATTTAGACGCGGTGAAAGGTAGAATGTCAACGGCCGAAGCTAGTCTTGTCGTGCAGTCTGGGCTGATTACGACTAAGGTGAGTCAGGCGGAATTTGACAACCTTGAAATTGGTAGTCGAAATTTATTTAAAGTGAACAGTGGATGGGAGAACGGGCAATATACCTTAGTTTTGGGTAGTCCTCAAACGCCAATAATCGCCCCCACTAGGATTAGATTCACGCCATATATCGAAGCAAAAGCAAATACAAATTACACCTATACAAACTTTGATAAAACCTACGGCATAGCTATTTACGAATATGACATTAATCTTAATTTATTAAAAGATAGTGCTTGGCTGGATAGTAGTACTTTCAAAACATTAAGTGATACGGCATTTTTTAGATTTGTAGGAAGAAAAGCCGACAACTCTGCTCTTACGGTTAGTGATATAAAGAATTTCAGTATTACGTTCGAGCGAGGCGATGCCGGTCGCATCTCGACTGTTGAGACGTTGACTAATCAAACCGCAGCCGATATTCTTTTAAAAGCTAATAGAACAGACGTGTATACCAAGACCGACGCCAACAGTCTATTAAACAATAAAGCTGACAACTCCCGTGTATCTACTGTCGAACAGCGCATCTCAACTGCCGAAGCGTCTTTAAAAGTGGCAAACGATGGCATTGCACTTAAAGCCAGCAAGTCGGATGTTTACACTAGGGGAGAAACGGATACAAAGGTTAGCACTAAAGCCGACGCATCAACAGTTAACTCTTTGACAACGAGAATCTCGAGCGCGGAGGCAAGTCTTACTGTACAAGCAAATCAAATCACTACCAAAGTGAGTCAAACCGATTTTAATAACTTGGGTATTGGTGGACGGAACCTATTTCAGGTAAATAGTGGGTGGGAGAATGGGAGCTATACCACGGTTTTGGGTAGTCCCCAAATACCCACAAGCGCTACGACGAGGATACGGTTTATGCCATATATTAAAGCCGAAGCAAGTACGGATTACACTTATACACATTTTGATAATACCTACGGCATAGTTATTTACGAATATGACGTTAATTTTAATTTATTAAAAGATAGTGCTTGGATAAGTAGCCGCACATTTAAAACATTAAGTGATACAGCATTTTTTAGGTATTTAGGAAGAAAAGCCGACAACTCTGCTCTTACGGTTAGTGATATAAAGAATTTTAGTGTTAAGCTCGAGCGCGGAAACAAAGTCACAGACTGGACACCGGCTCCCGAGGACATCGACGGTGCAATCTCCACAGTTTCAGGCCGCATTTCGACAGCCGAGGGCAGCATCGTAACACTAGCAGGACAAGTCGCGCTGAAAGCCACTCAGTCAAGTGTGGACAGCATCACAGGAAGATTGTCAACGGCTGAAGCAAGCTTGAATGTTTTACCCGGACAAATCAACGCAAAGGTCAGCAAAGACGGTGTAATTGCTGCATTCAACCTATCAACGGAATCAGCTAAATTACAAGCGGCGAAGATTGAACTAGTCGGTGACGTCAGTATAGTAAACGGTCTCACGGTAATCGCAAACCTGGCGGTTGGTAATGCTCAAATCGCTAATGCGGCTATCACAAGCGTTAAAATCGGTGCATTAGCAGTCGGCACAGCGGCAATTGCTAATGGGGCTATTACTAAATTAAAAGTGGGAAATGCGGCGATAGGGACAGCGCAAATTGAAAATTTGGCAGTTACGAATGCACAGATTGGGAACTTAGCGGTTGACGGGGCGAAAATTGCCAATGCGTCGATCACAAATGCCAAAATCGATAGCATTAATGCTAATAAAATTGCGTCAGGAGAGTTAAGAGGTTTCGAAATTGTATCCCCATCTACTTCAGTCGGACAAGTCCGTATTTATAACGGGATGGTAATCAGCGAATGGACAGAAAGCTCGGTAAAGTTAATAACTAGAATGCACCAAAACAAGAAACAATCACTCCTACAGTTCGGCAACTGGGAAACTGGAGCGCAAGCAGAATTGACGCTTGCCGGTACTGGGTTGGAGATATTCTCTCCTACTATAATGCTCTCAGGACACGTCACCTCTAATAGCCTGTCAGTGTTTAACGATTTAAATGTGTACGGTTCTAAGAACGCATCTGTCCCAACATCACAAGGTGTGGTAAGTATTTCAGCTTATGAAACCGCTGAATACTATTTCGGCGATATCGGTCGTGGGACAGTTGCGGAAGGCGAATGTATTATAGAAATCGACCCTTTATTTAAAGAAACCGTCAACACCGACATCGATTACGAAGTCTTCCTGGCACCATACGGGATAGGCTTAATTTACGTTGATTTAGATTCGATGAATGCGGATTCTTTCGTTGTAAAAGGTGACAATATCCCTTTTGTTTATGAAATTAAAGCTAAAAGACGTGGTTTTGAAGATGTGCGGCTCGAAGCTACCCTTGAAAGCGAGGTTGAATCTGTTGCCTATTAA
- a CDS encoding phage holin, whose amino-acid sequence MDDKLKQYVAMFGGWLSAVLLFLGTLNVKFEWFNQESIDAFVVVLIAAVPFFLIIYGVWKNTYLVRKRAKEQERALKQRGLK is encoded by the coding sequence ATGGATGACAAACTAAAACAATATGTAGCAATGTTCGGGGGATGGCTATCAGCTGTCCTTTTATTTTTGGGTACACTTAACGTGAAATTTGAATGGTTTAACCAGGAGTCGATTGACGCTTTCGTTGTCGTACTGATTGCGGCCGTACCGTTCTTTCTCATCATTTATGGTGTGTGGAAGAATACGTATCTAGTAAGAAAACGGGCAAAGGAACAGGAGCGAGCACTTAAGCAACGAGGTCTAAAGTGA